A genomic region of Bacillota bacterium contains the following coding sequences:
- the disA gene encoding DNA integrity scanning diadenylate cyclase DisA → MPEDEREPNQAQTTAATARTPSRQLLSSLRKLAPGTAFREGLESILRARTGALIVVGEAMAERGLLDGGFKLGIDLTPSHLYELSKMDGAIITNADASRILYANVQLLPDPAIPSGETGIRHRTAERTARQTGDLVVAISQRRNVITLYQGTVKYVLKDVSVILAKANQAVQTMEKYRGILEAVLTNLSALELEDLVTLADVVTVIQRSEMLLRIESEVEGYITELGTEGRLVGMQAQELAGDVASNYYLTIRDYCLPPEPGVAEHGRPELGALSSEDLLDPAIIGRIIGYPPAPGFLDRPVTPRGYRILSQIPRLPAGVIDNLVDAFGQLPRTVSASIEELDAVDGIGEVRAKAIKDGLRRLRDKVIIDRQM, encoded by the coding sequence ATGCCGGAAGATGAACGGGAGCCGAATCAAGCCCAGACCACGGCCGCGACGGCCAGGACGCCATCGCGGCAACTCCTGTCGAGCCTAAGGAAGCTGGCCCCCGGGACGGCCTTCCGGGAGGGCCTGGAGAGCATCCTCCGCGCCCGCACCGGCGCCCTCATCGTGGTCGGCGAAGCCATGGCCGAGCGCGGCCTCCTCGACGGGGGCTTCAAATTGGGGATCGATCTCACCCCGTCGCACCTCTACGAACTCTCCAAGATGGACGGGGCGATCATCACCAACGCCGACGCCTCCCGGATCCTCTACGCCAACGTGCAACTCCTGCCGGACCCGGCGATTCCCTCCGGGGAGACCGGCATCAGGCATCGCACCGCCGAGCGGACCGCCCGGCAGACGGGCGATCTGGTGGTGGCCATCTCCCAGCGCCGGAACGTCATCACCCTCTATCAGGGGACGGTGAAATACGTTCTCAAGGATGTCTCGGTCATCCTGGCCAAGGCCAATCAAGCCGTCCAGACGATGGAGAAGTATCGCGGCATCCTCGAGGCGGTCCTGACCAACCTGTCCGCCCTTGAGCTCGAGGACCTGGTCACCCTGGCCGATGTGGTCACCGTCATCCAGCGGTCGGAGATGCTTCTTCGGATCGAGAGCGAGGTCGAAGGATACATCACCGAGCTTGGGACAGAAGGCCGCCTGGTCGGCATGCAAGCCCAAGAGCTGGCCGGGGATGTAGCCTCCAACTACTACCTGACGATCCGGGACTACTGTCTGCCGCCTGAGCCGGGTGTGGCCGAGCATGGACGGCCCGAACTCGGGGCCCTGTCTTCGGAAGACCTCCTCGACCCGGCGATTATCGGCCGGATCATCGGCTACCCGCCGGCCCCGGGTTTCCTGGACCGGCCGGTCACACCCCGCGGATACCGGATCCTCTCGCAGATCCCTCGTCTGCCGGCGGGGGTCATCGACAACCTGGTCGATGCCTTCGGACAACTCCCGAGGACCGTCTCAGCGTCCATCGAGGAACTCGACGCGGTCGACGGGATCGGCGAAGTCCGAGCCAAGGCGATCAAAGACGGGCTCCGGCGGCTCAGGGACAAGGTCATCATCGATCGGCAAATGTGA
- the radA gene encoding DNA repair protein RadA yields the protein MRKAKTKFVCQSCGYESPRWMGHCPGCNEWNSLVEEVESRPQGHSASPSRLGAPARPVPISDVQAEAEPRLSTGLGELDRVLGGGVVAGSLVLVGGDPGIGKSTLLLQLSKYIAAHDGPVLYVSGEESVRQVRLRADRLASLDDRLFVMSETDLEQVAAALSELAPRLCVIDSIQTVYRPDLDSAPGSVGQVRESAAELMRLAKTLGIPIFIVGHVTKAGDLAGPRVLEHVVDTVLYLEGERHQSFRVLRAAKNRFGSTNEIGVFVMEDRGLAEVPNPSEVFLAERPAGAAGSVVVAGIEGSRPLLVEVQALVAPTTFPAPRRMASGIDYNRLVVLLAVLEKRAGCYLSTSDTYVKVSGGARIDEPAADLAVVTAVASSLKNQPVPPGMVVLGEVGLAGEVRSVSRLDDRLAEADKLGFSDCLVPAGNLRRAGAARPRPSKLGIHPVSTVEEAVELVLKQGG from the coding sequence GTGCGCAAGGCGAAGACCAAATTCGTTTGCCAGAGCTGTGGCTACGAGTCTCCCCGCTGGATGGGGCATTGTCCCGGATGCAACGAATGGAACTCTCTAGTCGAGGAGGTCGAGTCCAGGCCGCAAGGCCACTCGGCCTCCCCTTCTCGCTTGGGCGCCCCGGCGCGGCCCGTGCCCATCTCCGATGTCCAGGCCGAGGCCGAACCGCGGCTCTCGACGGGTCTTGGCGAACTCGACCGGGTCCTCGGCGGCGGGGTCGTGGCCGGCTCTTTGGTCCTCGTCGGCGGCGACCCGGGGATCGGCAAGTCGACCTTGCTCCTCCAGTTGTCCAAGTACATTGCCGCCCACGATGGGCCGGTCCTCTACGTAAGCGGAGAGGAGTCGGTCCGGCAGGTACGTCTTCGAGCCGATCGCCTGGCTTCCCTGGACGACCGGCTCTTTGTCATGTCCGAGACGGACCTTGAGCAGGTCGCCGCCGCCCTCTCCGAGCTCGCTCCGAGGCTCTGCGTGATCGACTCGATCCAGACCGTCTATCGTCCCGATCTTGACTCCGCCCCCGGCAGCGTCGGCCAGGTCCGGGAGAGCGCGGCCGAACTCATGCGTCTGGCCAAGACCCTGGGGATCCCCATCTTCATCGTCGGCCACGTCACCAAGGCCGGTGACCTGGCCGGGCCAAGGGTCCTGGAACACGTCGTCGACACTGTCCTCTACCTCGAGGGTGAGCGCCACCAGAGCTTCCGGGTCTTGCGGGCGGCCAAGAACCGCTTCGGTTCGACCAACGAGATTGGGGTCTTCGTCATGGAAGACCGCGGCCTGGCCGAAGTGCCGAACCCGTCCGAGGTGTTCCTGGCCGAGCGTCCCGCGGGGGCGGCCGGCTCGGTGGTGGTCGCCGGGATCGAGGGGAGCCGCCCTTTGCTCGTCGAGGTGCAGGCCCTGGTGGCCCCGACGACGTTCCCGGCCCCGCGGCGGATGGCCTCGGGGATCGACTACAACCGCCTGGTCGTCCTCCTAGCCGTGCTCGAGAAACGGGCCGGCTGCTACCTGTCGACCAGCGATACTTACGTTAAGGTATCCGGCGGGGCCCGCATCGACGAGCCCGCCGCCGACCTGGCCGTGGTCACCGCGGTAGCCTCCAGCTTGAAGAATCAACCCGTCCCACCGGGGATGGTCGTCCTCGGCGAGGTCGGTCTGGCCGGCGAGGTCCGGTCGGTCTCCCGCCTGGACGACCGGCTAGCCGAGGCTGACAAGCTCGGGTTCAGCGATTGCCTGGTCCCCGCCGGGAACCTCAGGCGGGCCGGGGCCGCCCGGCCGCGCCCATCGAAGCTCGGAATCCACCCGGTGTCGACGGTCGAGGAGGCCGTCGAACTCGTCCTCAAGCAGGGAGGCTGA